TCCCGCCAGCACAATTTTGTTTGCATCCTGTACTTGCCCCCCGATTTGTTTGGTCTGTGCCGAAAGCAACAAGGGGAAAGCCAGAAAAAATAGGATCAATTTCATCTACAAATAATTAGTCTTTAAATTCTAGTATAGCTTATCCGCATTATTCTATTTGTTAGAATTTATGTTTTGTAACACATAGGCCAGTTTGTGGTCATCCATATTTGACAACCGCGGCCATTTAATACGCTGATATTCTATGCTTCAAAAGTGCCTATAGTTCAAGCAAATGATAGTTAACAAAGGGTTAATGCTGCGTTAAGGTATATTATCTTAGCCGTCAGCAGTTATATTTGTGTATGGAATTGAAGCCCAAAAGTTACATCGTCCTCTTTACGCTGTTTTTTGCTGTACTTATCGGCATACAGGGGTATCAATTGTATAATACCTATCAGCTCAAACAGCGCGATATTTTTGCCACTGTGAAAAGTAAGCTTGGCAAGCTTCATGACAATGACAAGCTTTTTGATGATGATTTAATGAGTAAGGACATTGCCAGAGACTATTATATCAAATTGGTTAAAAATGAGATTACGGCCGAAAAACTGAAAGGACTTTACAGTGCAAATGCACATAAAACATCCCAGAGGCTAACACAATATGTCGACAGTCTATTTCAGCCACTTGGAATGGATGTCATCCTGAAAAAAGAAATTTTGGGCATCTATTTCAAGAGCTTAGAAAAACAGATCGCAGCGGGTCCCATTACCATTTACACAACGTCTGGAGCTTTTCGGCAGCCCGTTGAACTTTCCTCAAGCGAGTGGATAACAGAAAAAACAGAAACACAGAAAATCGAAAACAGCATCCAAAGCAAAGAAATCTTATATACCTTTCTTGTACATAGGAAGACATCCTTTGAGGTGACGAATCTCAACTGGATATTATTCAAAGAACTTACTTCGCTTCTGTTGAGCACCCTTTTTATTCTTGTCGCCTTCCTTTGGCTTTTTTATAGAACCATTCAGAATCTCAGAAAACAGCAGAAACAAATCAGCGTGCTACACGATGTCGTTGACAATATTTCTCATGAGCTCAAAACGCCAATCGCAACCTTGAAGATTGCAGCTAAAACACTACGGAAATCAACAGACGACAATATCATAACGGTCATTGAACGTCAGGCAAACCGTCTCGAACAAACCCTCAACCCACTGAGCGAGAACCTTCAAACAAGGGATCAGCGTCCTATTACCAACAGAGAACTACACGCTATTTTCGAAGACTTTCAATTGACCAATCCGGCTATCGCATTCCAATTAAGCCCCTTGCCTGACGGTAAATTATGCCTGAGCCTAAATGATGCGACAACACTATTTCAAAACCTGATGAACAATGCCGTAAAATATGGTGCAACTTGGATTAATATCTCTTTTGAGGATCAGAAAGGTAAACTCTCGATTTATATACAGGATAATGGTTACGGCATGGCGGAGTCCGAGTTACCTTATATTTTCGACAAGTTTTACCGCATCCAAAAAAACAATATTCACGACAGCAAAGGTTTGGGAATCGGTCTTTTTCTTGTTAAGACAATCGTGGATCGTTATCACGGGCAGCTTACAGTAACCAGCAAGCCCGATGTAGGCACTACGTTTAAAATTCAGCTGCCCCTCGTTGCTATTCAATCACAGACATCATGATCAGCAGCAGGGATGATCAGCGAAAACAAAATAGGGAATAGACAATCAATACATTAACGACTGAAAATAGCATATGAACAAAATACTACTCGTGGAAGATGACCCAGATTTTGGTTTTATGCTCAAGCAATACCTTGAGCTATCCACATTTAACATAGACTGGATAGCGCAGCCCAATGATCTTACGGAAAATTTCCAGCAGCTAGCCGATTACGATCTGGTTATACTGGATGTTATGCTTCCTCAAATTAGTGGTTTTAGCCTGGCTAAAGAAATCAACGCCCTATACCCCACGTTGCCATTTATCTTTTTAACAGCCAAGGAGCAAAAAATAGATAAGCTCACGGGACTAAAAATCGGTGCCGATGATTATATCACCAAACCTTGTGATCCTGAAGAACTGTTACTTCGCATACAGAATATATTAAAGCGAAATCAGAAAAATAGTACCCCAAAATCGATTGCCATAGGTACGTATATTTTCTATCCCGAACAGTTATTATTAAGCCATGCTTCGAAACAATATAAGCTTACTGAACGTGAATCGCAACTTCTCCTATTTCTGTCGCAACACAATGGTCAACTTGTCACACGCGAAGAAATTCTTGAAAAGGTATGGGGAAATGCAGATTTCTTTACCGGAAGGAGTATGGATGTCTTTATTACCCGAATCCGAAAATACTTAAGCCTGGATCCCAAGCTTAGTATCAGTTCACATAGAGCAGTCGGATTTACGATTCAATTTTAAGGATTATCCGGCAATCTCTTCTTTCCGCTTGTTCCATAATTTCTCTGCCCAACGACCGACAAACCAAAAGGACACCGCTAAAATTAAAAAGAATACGGCTCTATTGATATTATCCCAGAGATACTCCACATATCGGGTATAGATATTAAGTACTAAAAATACAAATCCCACTTCCCTGCTTACATTATCTTTAG
The Sphingobacterium multivorum genome window above contains:
- a CDS encoding sensor histidine kinase, encoding MELKPKSYIVLFTLFFAVLIGIQGYQLYNTYQLKQRDIFATVKSKLGKLHDNDKLFDDDLMSKDIARDYYIKLVKNEITAEKLKGLYSANAHKTSQRLTQYVDSLFQPLGMDVILKKEILGIYFKSLEKQIAAGPITIYTTSGAFRQPVELSSSEWITEKTETQKIENSIQSKEILYTFLVHRKTSFEVTNLNWILFKELTSLLLSTLFILVAFLWLFYRTIQNLRKQQKQISVLHDVVDNISHELKTPIATLKIAAKTLRKSTDDNIITVIERQANRLEQTLNPLSENLQTRDQRPITNRELHAIFEDFQLTNPAIAFQLSPLPDGKLCLSLNDATTLFQNLMNNAVKYGATWINISFEDQKGKLSIYIQDNGYGMAESELPYIFDKFYRIQKNNIHDSKGLGIGLFLVKTIVDRYHGQLTVTSKPDVGTTFKIQLPLVAIQSQTS
- a CDS encoding response regulator transcription factor; this translates as MNKILLVEDDPDFGFMLKQYLELSTFNIDWIAQPNDLTENFQQLADYDLVILDVMLPQISGFSLAKEINALYPTLPFIFLTAKEQKIDKLTGLKIGADDYITKPCDPEELLLRIQNILKRNQKNSTPKSIAIGTYIFYPEQLLLSHASKQYKLTERESQLLLFLSQHNGQLVTREEILEKVWGNADFFTGRSMDVFITRIRKYLSLDPKLSISSHRAVGFTIQF